From a single Prionailurus bengalensis isolate Pbe53 chromosome A1, Fcat_Pben_1.1_paternal_pri, whole genome shotgun sequence genomic region:
- the UBTD2 gene encoding ubiquitin domain-containing protein 2 isoform X2 → MDYQVGSLWEVALGRNQPLKKEKPKWKSDYPMTDGQLRSKRDEFWDTAPAFEGRKEIWDALKAAAHAFESNDHELAQAIIDGANITLPHGALTECYDELGNRYQLPVYCLAPPINMIEEKSDIETLDIPEPPPNSGYECQLRLRLSTGKDLKLVVRSTDTVYHMKRRLHAAEGVEPSSQRWFFSGRPLTDKMKLEELKIPKDYVVQVIMSQPLQNPTPVEN, encoded by the exons tcGCTTTAGGTCGTAACCAGCCTTTGAAAAAGGAGAAACCCAAATGGAAAAGTGATTATCCCATGACAGATGGACAACTGCGCAGCAAGAGGGATGAATTTTGGGATACTGCACCAGCTTTTGAAGGCCGTAAAGAGATTTGGGATGCCTTGAAGGCTGCAGCACATGCTTTTGAGAGCAATGATCATGAACTGGCACAAGCAATCATTGATGGTGCAAACATAACATTACCACATG GTGCACTTACAGAGTGCTATGATGAACTGGGAAACAGATACCAGCTTCCAGTCTATTGCTTGGCACCACCAATCAACATGATCGAGGAAAAGAGCGACATAGAGACTCTGGATATTCCTGAGCCACCACCTAATTCTGGATACGAATGTCAGCTCCGTTTGCGCCTTTCCACAGGCAAAGACCTCAAACTTGTGGTCCGCAGCACAGACACGGTATACCACATGAAGAGGAGGCTACATGCAGCAGAAGGAGTGGAACCGAGTAGTCAGCGATGGTTCTTTTCTGGCAGACCTCTCACCGACAAAATGAAGTTGGAAGAGCTGAAGATCCCAAAGGACTATGTTGTACAGGTTATAATGAGCCAGCCTTTGCAAAACCCAACACCAGTGGAGAACTGA
- the UBTD2 gene encoding ubiquitin domain-containing protein 2 isoform X1 translates to MGGCVGAQHDSSGSLNENSEGTGVALGRNQPLKKEKPKWKSDYPMTDGQLRSKRDEFWDTAPAFEGRKEIWDALKAAAHAFESNDHELAQAIIDGANITLPHGALTECYDELGNRYQLPVYCLAPPINMIEEKSDIETLDIPEPPPNSGYECQLRLRLSTGKDLKLVVRSTDTVYHMKRRLHAAEGVEPSSQRWFFSGRPLTDKMKLEELKIPKDYVVQVIMSQPLQNPTPVEN, encoded by the exons tcGCTTTAGGTCGTAACCAGCCTTTGAAAAAGGAGAAACCCAAATGGAAAAGTGATTATCCCATGACAGATGGACAACTGCGCAGCAAGAGGGATGAATTTTGGGATACTGCACCAGCTTTTGAAGGCCGTAAAGAGATTTGGGATGCCTTGAAGGCTGCAGCACATGCTTTTGAGAGCAATGATCATGAACTGGCACAAGCAATCATTGATGGTGCAAACATAACATTACCACATG GTGCACTTACAGAGTGCTATGATGAACTGGGAAACAGATACCAGCTTCCAGTCTATTGCTTGGCACCACCAATCAACATGATCGAGGAAAAGAGCGACATAGAGACTCTGGATATTCCTGAGCCACCACCTAATTCTGGATACGAATGTCAGCTCCGTTTGCGCCTTTCCACAGGCAAAGACCTCAAACTTGTGGTCCGCAGCACAGACACGGTATACCACATGAAGAGGAGGCTACATGCAGCAGAAGGAGTGGAACCGAGTAGTCAGCGATGGTTCTTTTCTGGCAGACCTCTCACCGACAAAATGAAGTTGGAAGAGCTGAAGATCCCAAAGGACTATGTTGTACAGGTTATAATGAGCCAGCCTTTGCAAAACCCAACACCAGTGGAGAACTGA
- the UBTD2 gene encoding ubiquitin domain-containing protein 2 isoform X4, with amino-acid sequence MTDGQLRSKRDEFWDTAPAFEGRKEIWDALKAAAHAFESNDHELAQAIIDGANITLPHGALTECYDELGNRYQLPVYCLAPPINMIEEKSDIETLDIPEPPPNSGYECQLRLRLSTGKDLKLVVRSTDTVYHMKRRLHAAEGVEPSSQRWFFSGRPLTDKMKLEELKIPKDYVVQVIMSQPLQNPTPVEN; translated from the exons ATGACAGATGGACAACTGCGCAGCAAGAGGGATGAATTTTGGGATACTGCACCAGCTTTTGAAGGCCGTAAAGAGATTTGGGATGCCTTGAAGGCTGCAGCACATGCTTTTGAGAGCAATGATCATGAACTGGCACAAGCAATCATTGATGGTGCAAACATAACATTACCACATG GTGCACTTACAGAGTGCTATGATGAACTGGGAAACAGATACCAGCTTCCAGTCTATTGCTTGGCACCACCAATCAACATGATCGAGGAAAAGAGCGACATAGAGACTCTGGATATTCCTGAGCCACCACCTAATTCTGGATACGAATGTCAGCTCCGTTTGCGCCTTTCCACAGGCAAAGACCTCAAACTTGTGGTCCGCAGCACAGACACGGTATACCACATGAAGAGGAGGCTACATGCAGCAGAAGGAGTGGAACCGAGTAGTCAGCGATGGTTCTTTTCTGGCAGACCTCTCACCGACAAAATGAAGTTGGAAGAGCTGAAGATCCCAAAGGACTATGTTGTACAGGTTATAATGAGCCAGCCTTTGCAAAACCCAACACCAGTGGAGAACTGA